A stretch of the Thalassotalea euphylliae genome encodes the following:
- a CDS encoding reprolysin-like metallopeptidase, with protein sequence MSPSMLLLFALCHFNAIASTPIPLSAKKSGETSASYEHTNSSMALAPIYELKRLHNNNQLSKQSNINALSEFGEKATSESNQHVIEIGFFYTEDLLAQIGRAEIDRYIDEQISAANQVMINSGLVIRRQVSYVGPFLMANEPDTAINLFLANVYSDQAFSALSHIRERFGLDYLTILRPQTDNNFCGWAYYDNPYAIMEVGGFCTSATLGAHEWGHNDGADHDIANSSDTPVRTDARGYNCAGEGTIMSTSNNWNTRHNIYSSPDISVNGEACGKVGEADFISVLNELVTLPNHLGNMQAASEKIASVAVSTDKLSIAEGESVTVTLTLVDGDNNVITLDREVSIELYTYGDAGSDGDIRFNGALADVDFINATQRVTFSAGQSTQSITVTTLGDNEQEPTELLQIGARYGDYVNGSANELTVEINDAAGQENLSFSIENAELESDQSIAITVNRAADFDIPVLLALAFDSEHLTITPELMEFTSANASENVTITAGSIDIAETVMIRLEAIDGSQVFDQLAIQLSPVVIEPEKSSGGGVNFWLALLAALALAGRELTRNRRES encoded by the coding sequence ATGTCACCTAGTATGTTGCTGCTATTTGCCTTGTGTCACTTTAACGCCATAGCAAGTACGCCAATTCCTTTATCCGCGAAAAAATCAGGAGAAACGTCTGCTAGTTACGAGCATACAAACAGCTCTATGGCTCTAGCACCTATATACGAGCTAAAGCGTTTGCATAATAACAATCAGTTATCCAAACAATCGAACATTAATGCCCTTAGTGAGTTTGGTGAAAAGGCGACTAGTGAATCTAATCAGCATGTTATCGAAATTGGTTTTTTCTACACGGAAGATCTGCTCGCTCAAATTGGACGGGCGGAAATAGACCGTTATATTGACGAGCAAATTAGCGCGGCGAATCAAGTAATGATTAACAGCGGCTTGGTGATTCGCAGACAAGTTTCTTACGTGGGACCGTTTCTTATGGCTAATGAGCCAGATACCGCGATTAATTTGTTTCTAGCGAATGTCTATTCAGACCAAGCATTCTCAGCATTATCACATATTCGCGAGCGATTTGGGCTAGATTATTTAACTATTCTGCGCCCGCAAACCGACAATAATTTCTGTGGCTGGGCGTATTACGACAACCCTTATGCCATTATGGAAGTTGGTGGGTTTTGCACCAGTGCTACTTTAGGAGCTCACGAATGGGGGCACAATGATGGTGCCGATCACGATATTGCCAATAGCTCTGATACTCCGGTACGAACAGACGCACGAGGCTATAACTGTGCTGGTGAAGGCACGATTATGAGTACCTCAAATAACTGGAATACTCGTCATAACATTTATTCTAGCCCTGATATCTCAGTTAATGGCGAAGCTTGCGGCAAAGTAGGTGAGGCTGACTTCATTAGCGTCCTAAATGAGTTAGTGACGTTGCCTAACCATTTAGGCAATATGCAGGCGGCAAGCGAAAAAATAGCATCTGTTGCAGTGAGCACCGATAAATTAAGCATTGCTGAAGGTGAGTCGGTTACAGTGACACTTACTTTAGTGGATGGCGATAATAATGTTATTACCTTAGATCGCGAAGTTAGCATCGAACTATATACTTATGGAGATGCAGGCAGCGACGGCGATATTCGTTTCAATGGAGCACTTGCTGATGTTGACTTTATTAATGCCACACAGCGGGTAACTTTCTCAGCAGGTCAATCAACTCAGTCCATCACAGTAACAACGTTGGGCGATAATGAACAAGAGCCGACCGAATTATTGCAAATTGGTGCCCGCTACGGGGACTATGTCAACGGTAGCGCTAACGAGCTGACGGTAGAGATTAATGACGCCGCTGGCCAGGAGAACCTATCATTTTCTATTGAAAATGCTGAACTAGAAAGCGATCAGTCGATAGCAATAACAGTGAATCGTGCTGCTGATTTTGATATTCCCGTTTTATTGGCACTCGCCTTTGATTCTGAGCATTTGACGATAACACCAGAATTAATGGAATTTACCAGCGCAAATGCCAGTGAAAATGTAACTATCACAGCTGGAAGTATAGATATCGCTGAAACTGTCATGATTCGATTAGAAGCAATTGATGGTAGCCAAGTTTTTGATCAGCTTGCTATTCAACTGTCACCTGTTGTGATTGAACCTGAAAAGTCATCAGGTGGTGGCGTGAACTTTTGGTTGGCGTTATTAGCAGCGCTGGCGCTTGCTGGTCGAGAATTGACTCGAAATCGCAGGGAAAGTTAA
- a CDS encoding transporter substrate-binding domain-containing protein translates to MKSIVFLILALITLPAVALDVVNYSSHGRDNLPYDKYYRELLALALNKSSPRFGPYQLNGVDAGKTQTNMIELIKHRHIVNVAWTMTSKARERELLPIRVPLFKGLGGCRIFLIRQGEQDRFSQITKVSDLQNLLAGQGADWPDTSILKANNFNVITAKQHNSLFSMLTKQRFDYFPRALHEAYSEAARFPELTVEQSSLLYYPAPFFFFVSKEDKRLAERIEYGLNRMMADGSFEQFFNQNPYSKSVRAKANINNRRIYTLKNPLLTAQTAQVINSKQYQTSCRQFQ, encoded by the coding sequence ATGAAATCTATAGTGTTTTTGATTTTGGCATTGATAACATTGCCCGCAGTCGCGTTAGATGTCGTTAATTACTCGTCCCATGGCCGAGATAATTTACCCTATGATAAGTATTATCGAGAGCTACTAGCACTTGCGTTGAACAAGTCATCACCTCGATTCGGGCCATATCAACTCAATGGCGTTGATGCAGGTAAAACGCAGACCAATATGATCGAGCTCATCAAGCACCGTCATATTGTCAATGTCGCTTGGACCATGACTTCAAAAGCTCGTGAGCGCGAGTTGCTGCCGATTCGTGTTCCATTGTTCAAAGGCTTAGGTGGCTGTCGTATTTTCTTGATCAGACAAGGAGAGCAAGATCGATTTAGTCAAATAACAAAGGTGTCTGATCTACAAAACCTGCTTGCTGGCCAAGGAGCTGATTGGCCAGATACCAGTATTTTAAAAGCAAATAACTTTAATGTTATTACCGCTAAGCAACACAATAGCTTGTTTTCGATGCTCACCAAGCAGCGATTTGACTATTTTCCTCGTGCTTTACACGAAGCATATAGCGAAGCCGCCCGCTTTCCTGAGTTAACCGTCGAGCAATCATCGTTGCTTTACTATCCAGCACCATTTTTCTTTTTTGTCAGTAAAGAAGATAAGCGACTCGCTGAACGCATTGAGTACGGGCTAAACAGAATGATGGCCGACGGCAGCTTTGAACAATTTTTTAATCAAAACCCTTACAGCAAGAGTGTGCGCGCTAAAGCTAATATTAATAACCGACGAATATACACACTCAAAAACCCACTACTTACCGCGCAAACTGCGCAAGTAATAAACTCCAAGCAATATCAAACCAGTTGCCGTCAATTCCAATAA
- a CDS encoding VPS10 domain-containing protein: protein MKKSLTSLFVSAALFASSSYAAIDTDLLSGIKARHIGPAATSGRISDIEAVPSNPNIIYASAASGGVWKSENAGLNWQPIFDDEEWASTGALAVHPAIPDIVWLGTGEGNVRNSTSIGGGIYKSMDGGKTWQNMGLKTTERINRIALHPTNPDIAYAAAMGTLWSKNEDRGIYKTTDGGKTWQKILYVDNVTGASDIKMDPSNPNKLYASMWQFQRWPDKFESGGPGSGMYVSIDGGETWQQRTSADGLPSGELGRITFDIAESQPNTVYALVEAEKSALLRSDDGGDSWNTVNSEYNVADRPFYYSEIEVDPTNPDIIYNIATFIRRSIDGGKTFSKIDKVDCCATGNTIHIDNHSLWINPKNPEHQILGNDGGIAITQDKGDSWRFVQNLAVSQFYHIRVDDAVPYNVYGGLQDNGSWRGPAEVFHTAGIRNVHWQEVGFGDGFDTMPFPDDVTKGYVQSQGGYLNRYDLVTGEQKLIRPAAPNHDTELRFNWNAGLAQDPFDANTIYYGSQFVHKSTDRGETWQVISKDLSTNNPDWQRYKESGGLTPDVTAAENHTAIITIAPSPIKQGVIWVATDDGRIHVTQDGGDTWKSVEKKARKAPKNAFVPHIQPSLHNPEEAFIVFDNHRRGDMKPYVFKASKYGSKFTNLTAKNIRGYALSVVQDHVDEDLLFLGTELGLYASTNGGDSWFKYDQNVPTVSVMDMAIQQRENDLVLGTHGRSVIVIDDYSPLRGLNEKSFNASLKLLSVGDGQQYVSSRAPSTRFWGDAAYVGDNEVYGVTINVMASGDHLAHPDADKEKARQIAKAKKAADKDSDKKDEKPLSEKARVTVKDANGEVVRTFVTKLKQGVNRIVWGLESDGQGRMPGQEPKEDKDIKPAGPEVIPGKYTIHVKLNDNEFETTAKVLKDPRFTDVTMADMKARYALEHQAVAMYGTLTKAVHALHDSKKDIEVIKAMADKALENIDKAENKDELPASKLAKSADELIKKIGELDKNLRSIPKTTGIVDETYKVTSHVFMAWGYAGGRYGKPSPTAEIYLEKAKIELDKGVGKVNEFIQQDLTEFKQAYQASGLGLLSTTQPIALN, encoded by the coding sequence ATGAAAAAATCCTTAACCTCATTATTTGTCTCAGCGGCGCTATTTGCCTCAAGCAGTTATGCTGCCATCGACACTGACTTACTCTCAGGTATTAAAGCGCGTCATATCGGCCCAGCAGCAACCAGTGGTCGTATTTCAGATATTGAAGCCGTGCCTTCTAATCCAAATATTATTTATGCCAGTGCAGCGTCGGGTGGCGTATGGAAATCAGAAAATGCTGGCCTTAACTGGCAGCCGATTTTTGACGACGAAGAGTGGGCGTCAACGGGGGCGCTAGCAGTGCACCCAGCCATTCCTGATATTGTTTGGTTAGGTACGGGTGAAGGTAATGTCCGTAACTCAACTTCAATTGGCGGCGGTATTTACAAGTCAATGGACGGTGGTAAAACATGGCAAAACATGGGCTTAAAAACCACTGAGCGTATTAACCGAATTGCGTTGCATCCAACTAACCCAGATATCGCTTATGCCGCTGCAATGGGCACGCTTTGGTCAAAAAATGAAGACCGAGGTATTTATAAAACCACCGATGGTGGTAAAACGTGGCAGAAAATTTTATACGTAGATAACGTCACGGGTGCATCTGATATCAAAATGGATCCAAGTAATCCAAACAAGCTTTATGCGTCAATGTGGCAGTTCCAACGTTGGCCGGATAAGTTTGAGTCAGGTGGCCCGGGCTCTGGCATGTATGTGTCAATCGATGGTGGTGAAACTTGGCAACAACGCACGTCTGCAGATGGCCTGCCTTCAGGCGAATTAGGCCGTATCACGTTTGATATCGCTGAGAGTCAGCCAAACACGGTTTATGCGCTAGTTGAAGCGGAGAAAAGTGCCTTATTGCGCAGTGATGATGGCGGCGATAGCTGGAATACAGTCAACAGCGAATACAATGTTGCCGATCGCCCATTCTACTACTCAGAAATTGAAGTCGACCCAACTAATCCAGATATTATCTACAATATCGCGACCTTTATTCGCCGCTCAATTGATGGCGGTAAAACCTTTAGCAAAATCGATAAAGTCGATTGTTGTGCAACCGGTAATACCATTCACATTGATAACCACAGCCTTTGGATCAACCCGAAAAACCCTGAGCACCAAATTTTAGGTAATGACGGCGGAATCGCGATCACTCAAGACAAAGGCGACAGCTGGCGCTTTGTACAAAACTTAGCAGTTTCTCAGTTCTACCATATCCGAGTTGATGATGCGGTGCCTTACAATGTTTACGGCGGTTTGCAAGATAACGGCTCGTGGCGTGGCCCTGCGGAAGTATTCCATACTGCAGGTATTCGCAATGTTCACTGGCAAGAAGTCGGCTTTGGTGATGGTTTCGATACCATGCCATTCCCAGATGACGTCACAAAAGGTTATGTGCAGTCACAAGGTGGTTACTTAAACCGTTACGATTTAGTGACTGGCGAGCAAAAATTGATCCGCCCAGCAGCGCCTAATCATGACACAGAATTGCGTTTCAACTGGAATGCTGGTTTAGCGCAAGATCCATTTGATGCCAACACCATCTACTACGGTAGCCAATTCGTGCACAAATCAACAGATCGCGGCGAAACCTGGCAGGTGATCTCAAAAGATTTATCCACTAACAACCCAGATTGGCAGCGTTACAAGGAATCAGGCGGTTTAACGCCAGATGTTACCGCTGCGGAAAATCACACAGCGATTATTACTATTGCGCCTAGCCCAATTAAACAAGGAGTGATTTGGGTCGCAACCGACGATGGCCGTATTCATGTCACACAAGATGGCGGTGACACTTGGAAGAGCGTTGAGAAAAAAGCGCGCAAAGCGCCGAAAAATGCGTTTGTGCCGCATATTCAACCATCGCTACACAACCCAGAAGAAGCTTTTATCGTGTTTGATAACCACAGACGCGGTGATATGAAGCCTTACGTGTTCAAAGCGTCTAAGTACGGTAGCAAGTTTACCAACTTAACGGCTAAAAACATTCGTGGCTATGCCTTATCAGTTGTACAAGATCACGTTGATGAAGACTTATTATTCTTAGGTACAGAGCTTGGTTTATACGCCTCAACAAACGGTGGTGATTCTTGGTTCAAGTACGATCAAAACGTACCAACAGTGTCTGTGATGGATATGGCCATTCAGCAACGTGAAAACGACTTAGTATTAGGTACGCACGGTCGCTCTGTGATTGTGATTGACGATTACAGCCCACTGCGTGGTTTAAATGAAAAGTCGTTTAACGCGTCATTAAAACTATTGAGTGTTGGCGATGGCCAGCAATACGTATCTAGCCGCGCACCTTCAACCCGTTTCTGGGGTGATGCGGCATATGTGGGCGATAACGAAGTTTACGGTGTCACCATTAATGTTATGGCATCGGGCGATCACTTAGCACACCCTGATGCAGACAAAGAAAAAGCACGTCAGATAGCAAAAGCGAAAAAAGCCGCTGACAAAGATAGCGACAAGAAGGATGAAAAGCCGCTTTCAGAAAAGGCTCGTGTCACGGTTAAAGATGCAAATGGTGAAGTGGTTCGTACTTTTGTCACTAAGCTAAAACAAGGGGTTAACCGCATTGTTTGGGGCTTGGAATCTGACGGCCAAGGCCGTATGCCGGGGCAAGAGCCAAAAGAAGATAAAGACATCAAACCAGCTGGCCCTGAAGTGATACCGGGTAAATACACCATTCATGTAAAACTTAACGATAATGAGTTTGAAACCACCGCTAAGGTGTTAAAAGACCCTCGTTTTACCGATGTCACCATGGCGGATATGAAAGCACGCTACGCACTTGAGCATCAAGCAGTTGCTATGTACGGCACGCTAACTAAAGCGGTTCATGCTTTGCACGACAGTAAAAAAGATATTGAAGTGATCAAAGCGATGGCGGATAAAGCGCTGGAAAATATCGATAAAGCTGAAAACAAAGACGAGTTACCTGCGAGCAAATTAGCTAAGTCTGCCGATGAGCTGATCAAGAAGATTGGCGAGTTAGACAAAAACCTACGTTCTATTCCAAAAACCACAGGGATTGTTGATGAAACTTATAAAGTAACATCACATGTCTTTATGGCTTGGGGTTATGCAGGTGGCCGCTACGGTAAGCCTTCACCAACGGCTGAAATCTACCTTGAAAAAGCGAAAATCGAGCTAGATAAAGGCGTAGGTAAAGTGAATGAGTTTATTCAGCAAGACCTCACTGAATTTAAACAGGCGTACCAA